One Mycolicibacterium crocinum DNA window includes the following coding sequences:
- a CDS encoding ammonium transporter, producing MDTGTTAFMLCCIIGLTMMIPGLALFYGGMVSVKSSTNMMMMTFGAVAIVGVLWILFGFSMTFGTSYGGFVGDLLEFAGMKNLLESQTTISGLPVSLFALFQALFAAITVALISGAAADRMKFAAWMVFATVWAVLVYFPVAHWVFAFNGVVTPDAVGGWIANNLKAIDFAGGTAVHINAGAAALAVAIVLGKGASWGKLRKPHNVPLTLLGAGLLWAGWYAFNGGSALAAGNSAAIVMVTTFVATCAATLAWLAVEKFKDGHVTGVGAAAGAITGLVAITPACGSVTPVGAIILGLVAGAICPFAVGLKEKFGYDDSLDVVGVHLVGGVIGTLLIGFLASDTMPNKVNGFFYGGGFDQLWRQAVAAGAVMVYSFAIAFVIAWAIKKTMGIRISPEEEEKGIDTHVHRDPAYELEYA from the coding sequence ATGGATACAGGGACCACAGCATTCATGCTGTGTTGCATCATCGGGCTGACGATGATGATCCCGGGCCTGGCGCTGTTCTACGGCGGCATGGTCTCGGTGAAGAGCTCTACCAACATGATGATGATGACGTTCGGCGCTGTCGCCATCGTCGGCGTGCTGTGGATCTTGTTCGGCTTCTCGATGACATTCGGCACGTCCTATGGCGGGTTCGTCGGTGACCTCCTCGAATTCGCCGGCATGAAGAACCTGCTGGAGTCACAGACCACCATCTCGGGTCTGCCGGTCAGTTTGTTCGCGTTGTTCCAGGCACTGTTCGCCGCGATCACCGTGGCCCTGATCTCCGGGGCGGCAGCCGACCGGATGAAGTTCGCGGCGTGGATGGTCTTCGCCACCGTGTGGGCGGTTCTGGTCTACTTCCCCGTCGCGCACTGGGTGTTCGCGTTCAACGGTGTGGTCACCCCGGACGCGGTCGGCGGCTGGATTGCCAACAACCTCAAGGCAATTGACTTCGCGGGCGGCACAGCGGTGCACATCAATGCCGGTGCGGCAGCGCTGGCGGTGGCCATCGTGCTCGGCAAGGGCGCCAGCTGGGGCAAGCTGCGCAAGCCGCACAACGTCCCGCTGACACTGCTCGGCGCCGGGCTGCTGTGGGCCGGTTGGTACGCCTTCAACGGCGGTTCGGCTCTGGCAGCGGGCAATTCGGCCGCCATCGTCATGGTCACCACGTTCGTCGCCACCTGCGCGGCGACGCTCGCCTGGCTGGCGGTGGAGAAGTTCAAGGACGGCCACGTCACCGGTGTCGGTGCGGCCGCGGGTGCCATCACGGGCCTGGTCGCGATCACCCCGGCCTGTGGTTCGGTGACACCGGTCGGCGCGATCATCCTCGGTCTGGTCGCCGGCGCTATCTGCCCCTTCGCCGTTGGTCTCAAAGAGAAGTTCGGCTACGACGATTCGCTCGACGTCGTCGGCGTGCACCTCGTCGGTGGTGTCATCGGCACCCTGCTGATCGGCTTCCTGGCCAGCGACACCATGCCCAACAAGGTCAACGGTTTCTTCTACGGCGGCGGCTTCGATCAGCTGTGGCGGCAGGCGGTCGCTGCCGGTGCGGTGATGGTGTACTCGTTCGCGATCGCGTTCGTCATCGCCTGGGCGATCAAGAAGACGATGGGCATCCGAATCTCCCCCGAGGAAGAGGAGAAGGGTATCGACACCCACGTCCACCGCGACCCGGCGTACGAGCTCGAGTACGCCTGA
- the glnT gene encoding type III glutamate--ammonia ligase, whose product MSASLAELAEASATKFILALFVDLRGKPCAKLVPVEAVDLLATEGVGFAGYAVGAMGQEPKDPDLMAIPDPASFTPIPFIKEGLAIVHCDPHVEGRPWPYAPRVILKSLIQRAADAGFEPWVGAEVEYFLLTRDADGSLATADTADTAAQPCYDARGVTRMYDHLTAVSTAMNTLGWSNYANDHEDGNGQFEQNFQFAEALTTADRVVTLRYLLSMIAAERGMVATFMPKPFSDRTGSGLHLHLSLTSGGTPVFPEDADERGLGLSATAYAFIGGILDHACALQAVVAPTVNSYKRTGALTTASGASWAPRLPTYGGNDRTHYIRVPDCQRVELRGGDGSANPYLAIAAALGAGIDGIKRSADPGAIGNTDGRTALPPTLLHAVEEFESDPVVAGVLDTVGDGVASYFAGIKRDEFFAYHGSVSPWEVDQYLTAF is encoded by the coding sequence ATGTCTGCCTCACTCGCTGAGCTGGCCGAGGCCTCAGCAACCAAGTTCATCCTGGCGCTGTTCGTCGACCTTCGCGGAAAGCCCTGCGCCAAGCTGGTTCCCGTCGAGGCGGTCGACCTGCTGGCCACCGAGGGCGTCGGCTTCGCCGGATATGCCGTCGGCGCCATGGGCCAGGAGCCCAAAGACCCTGACCTGATGGCGATCCCGGATCCCGCGTCGTTCACCCCGATCCCCTTCATCAAAGAAGGCCTCGCCATCGTGCACTGCGATCCGCACGTCGAGGGCCGGCCGTGGCCGTACGCGCCGCGGGTGATCCTCAAGTCGCTGATCCAGCGGGCCGCCGACGCCGGCTTCGAGCCCTGGGTCGGCGCGGAAGTCGAATACTTCCTGCTGACCCGCGATGCGGACGGCAGCCTGGCCACCGCCGACACCGCAGACACCGCGGCCCAGCCCTGCTACGACGCGCGCGGCGTGACCCGCATGTACGACCACCTGACCGCAGTCTCGACGGCGATGAACACCCTCGGTTGGTCCAACTACGCCAACGACCACGAAGACGGTAACGGCCAGTTCGAGCAGAACTTCCAATTCGCCGAGGCCCTGACCACCGCCGACCGGGTGGTGACCCTGCGCTATCTGCTGTCGATGATCGCCGCCGAGCGCGGCATGGTCGCCACGTTCATGCCCAAGCCGTTCTCCGACCGGACCGGCAGCGGGCTACACCTGCATCTGTCGCTGACCAGCGGCGGCACCCCGGTGTTCCCGGAGGATGCCGACGAACGCGGGCTGGGCCTGTCGGCCACCGCGTACGCGTTCATCGGCGGCATCCTCGACCATGCCTGCGCACTGCAGGCCGTCGTCGCCCCAACGGTGAACTCCTACAAGCGAACCGGAGCACTGACGACGGCCTCCGGTGCCTCCTGGGCGCCGCGGCTGCCCACCTACGGCGGCAACGACCGCACCCACTACATCCGGGTGCCGGACTGTCAGCGGGTCGAGCTGCGGGGCGGTGACGGTTCGGCCAACCCGTATCTGGCCATCGCGGCAGCGCTCGGGGCGGGAATCGACGGCATCAAGCGCAGCGCCGACCCCGGTGCGATCGGCAACACCGACGGCCGCACCGCCCTGCCGCCGACCCTGCTGCACGCCGTCGAAGAGTTCGAGAGTGATCCGGTGGTCGCCGGTGTGCTCGACACCGTTGGTGACGGGGTCGCCAGCTACTTCGCCGGCATCAAACGCGACGAATTCTTCGCCTACCACGGCTCGGTCAGCCCGTGGGAAGTCGACCAGTACCTGACCGCATTCTGA
- a CDS encoding glutamine amidotransferase → MCGIVGLHLRNPQLYPRLGELLTGMLCEMSDRGSDSAGVAVYGDPRWSPPGKGTVSVLDVDDSPEQIVEALHAALGEVSVHRVDETLLVSADVAPETLHAAITAHYPHALIAGFGANVAVLKGVGHPKALTEAWGLTHAQGWQGVGHTRMATESAVIPAGAHPYAVGPDQCLVHNGSFANHATIRRDLRAQGVVFDSENDTEVGARFVADQLAHGRDVESALKELCATFDGFYTLLVSNHDSFAVVRDAIACKPAVIAETDDWVAMSSEYRALAGLPGVEKAAIWEPEPEVVYAWTR, encoded by the coding sequence ATGTGCGGGATCGTGGGTCTGCACCTGCGCAACCCCCAGCTCTACCCCCGGCTCGGTGAACTGCTGACCGGCATGCTGTGCGAAATGTCCGACCGCGGAAGCGATTCAGCCGGCGTCGCCGTCTACGGTGACCCACGATGGTCGCCACCGGGCAAGGGGACCGTCTCGGTTCTCGACGTCGACGACAGCCCGGAACAGATTGTCGAGGCACTCCACGCAGCGCTCGGCGAGGTGTCGGTTCACCGCGTCGACGAGACGCTGCTGGTGTCGGCCGATGTCGCGCCGGAAACCCTGCACGCGGCGATCACCGCGCACTACCCGCATGCTCTGATTGCCGGGTTCGGCGCAAATGTGGCTGTACTCAAGGGAGTCGGGCATCCGAAGGCGCTCACCGAGGCGTGGGGACTCACGCATGCGCAGGGCTGGCAGGGCGTCGGTCACACCAGGATGGCCACCGAGTCGGCGGTGATACCGGCCGGGGCACACCCCTATGCGGTGGGGCCGGACCAATGCCTCGTACACAACGGCTCGTTCGCCAACCACGCCACCATTCGTCGTGACCTGCGAGCCCAGGGTGTCGTGTTCGACAGCGAGAACGACACCGAGGTCGGCGCCCGCTTCGTGGCCGACCAGCTCGCCCACGGCCGTGACGTGGAATCGGCCTTGAAAGAGCTGTGTGCCACCTTCGACGGCTTCTACACGCTGCTGGTGTCCAACCACGACTCGTTCGCGGTCGTGCGCGACGCGATCGCCTGCAAGCCCGCCGTGATCGCCGAGACCGACGACTGGGTGGCCATGAGTAGCGAATACCGCGCGCTGGCAGGACTTCCCGGCGTCGAGAAGGCGGCCATCTGGGAACCCGAACCCGAGGTGGTGTACGCATGGACGAGATGA
- a CDS encoding protein glxC, which produces MDEMRTYDLSTTPLREVNAALHAPGVSGEFRIVNPAGAHNVAVGLDAPLRVEIDGHVGYYAAGMNKQAEVIVDGNAGTGVAENMMSGTVWVKGNASQSAGATAHGGLLVIEGNAAARCGISMKGADIVVGGSVGHMSAFMAQAGRLVIRGDAGEALGDSIYEARLYVRGEVASLGADCIAKEMRAEHHEELGRLLKAAGFEDDDTSSYTRYGSARQLYHFHVDNAEVY; this is translated from the coding sequence ATGGACGAGATGAGGACATACGACCTCAGCACCACGCCGCTGCGCGAGGTCAACGCGGCCCTGCACGCTCCGGGCGTCTCAGGGGAATTCCGGATCGTCAATCCGGCCGGTGCGCACAACGTCGCGGTCGGCCTAGACGCGCCCCTGCGGGTCGAAATCGACGGCCACGTGGGTTATTACGCCGCCGGGATGAACAAGCAGGCCGAGGTGATCGTCGACGGCAATGCCGGGACCGGCGTGGCCGAGAACATGATGAGCGGCACCGTCTGGGTCAAAGGCAACGCCTCCCAATCGGCGGGCGCGACCGCGCACGGCGGACTGCTCGTCATCGAGGGCAACGCGGCCGCACGGTGCGGAATCTCGATGAAGGGGGCGGACATCGTCGTCGGCGGCAGCGTCGGCCACATGAGCGCGTTCATGGCTCAGGCCGGCCGTCTGGTCATCCGCGGCGATGCCGGTGAGGCACTGGGTGACTCGATCTACGAGGCACGCCTCTACGTCCGCGGCGAGGTGGCCTCACTCGGGGCCGACTGCATCGCCAAGGAGATGCGCGCCGAGCACCACGAGGAACTCGGGCGCTTGCTCAAGGCCGCCGGCTTCGAGGACGACGACACCAGCTCCTACACCCGCTACGGCTCAGCCCGACAGCTCTACCACTTCCACGTCGACAACGCAGAAGTTTACTGA
- a CDS encoding FMN-binding glutamate synthase family protein, with translation MTYAEDDRARLGLRESATFDRATIAAIQRAADTGIYDIRGWGAKRALPHFDDLLFLGASMSRYPLEGYRERCGTDVVLGDRHAKHPLHLDIPVTIAGMSFGALSGPAKEALGRGASEVGSSTTTGDGGMTPEERGQSKYLVYQYLPSRYGMNPDDLRKADAIEVVLGQGAKPGGGGMLLGQKISERVAAMRTLPEGIDQRSACRHPDWTGPDDLTIKINELRELTDWEKPIYVKVGATRTYYDVKLAVAAGADVVVVDGMQGGTAATQDVFIEHVGIPTLAAVPQAVQALSELGVHRKVQLIVSGGIRTGADVAKAMALGADAVAIGTAALIALGDNNPKYAAEYEKLGSAAGFYDDFQDGRDPAGISTQDPELAARLDPIDAGRRLANYLRVLTMEAQTIARACGKAHLLHLEPEDLVAVTIEAAAMARVPLAGTSWIPGAGL, from the coding sequence ATGACATACGCAGAAGACGACCGCGCCCGCCTCGGCCTGCGCGAGTCCGCCACGTTCGACCGCGCCACCATCGCGGCCATCCAACGCGCCGCCGACACCGGCATCTACGACATCCGCGGCTGGGGTGCCAAACGCGCGCTCCCCCACTTCGACGACCTGCTGTTCCTCGGCGCGTCGATGTCGCGGTATCCGCTGGAGGGCTACCGCGAACGGTGCGGCACCGATGTCGTGCTCGGTGACCGTCACGCCAAACACCCACTGCACCTGGATATCCCGGTCACCATCGCCGGCATGTCCTTCGGTGCGCTGTCCGGGCCGGCGAAGGAGGCGCTCGGCCGCGGCGCCAGTGAGGTCGGCAGCTCGACCACCACCGGTGACGGCGGCATGACTCCCGAGGAGCGCGGGCAGTCCAAATATCTGGTCTATCAATATCTTCCGTCGCGGTACGGAATGAACCCGGACGATCTGCGCAAAGCAGACGCCATCGAGGTGGTGCTCGGCCAGGGTGCCAAGCCTGGCGGCGGTGGAATGCTGCTGGGGCAGAAGATCTCTGAGCGGGTCGCCGCGATGCGCACGCTGCCCGAAGGCATCGACCAGCGGTCCGCCTGCCGGCACCCGGACTGGACCGGCCCCGACGACCTGACCATCAAGATCAACGAGCTGCGCGAGCTCACGGACTGGGAGAAGCCGATCTACGTCAAGGTGGGTGCCACCCGCACCTACTACGACGTGAAGCTTGCGGTGGCCGCGGGCGCCGATGTCGTCGTCGTCGACGGGATGCAGGGCGGCACCGCCGCCACCCAGGATGTCTTCATCGAGCACGTCGGTATCCCGACGCTGGCCGCCGTCCCCCAAGCCGTGCAGGCACTCTCGGAGCTGGGTGTCCATCGCAAGGTTCAGCTGATCGTATCCGGCGGCATCCGCACCGGCGCCGACGTGGCGAAGGCGATGGCGCTGGGTGCCGACGCGGTGGCGATCGGCACGGCGGCGCTGATCGCGCTGGGTGACAACAACCCGAAGTATGCCGCCGAGTATGAAAAGCTCGGCAGCGCAGCCGGTTTCTACGACGATTTCCAGGACGGTCGTGACCCGGCGGGCATCAGCACTCAGGACCCCGAGCTGGCGGCCCGACTGGACCCGATCGACGCCGGCCGCCGGCTGGCCAACTATCTGCGGGTGCTCACGATGGAAGCCCAGACCATCGCCCGCGCCTGCGGCAAGGCGCACCTGCTGCATCTGGAACCCGAAGACCTGGTTGCGGTCACCATCGAGGCCGCCGCCATGGCCCGGGTGCCGCTGGCCGGTACGTCGTGGATTCCGGGGGCAGGTCTGTGA
- a CDS encoding NAD(P)/FAD-dependent oxidoreductase gives MTETADVVIVGGGIEGCAAAWALSQRGITNVVVLERNTVASGMTGKSSGIVRCHYGVSSLAAMATVGLEVFEKAEEIFGNDIGFRQTGYVVGVGEPNVDALRNSMAAQRAVGVQTEEIDAGEVARLWPFADLSPFAAFGWEARGGYGDAYQTAQAFALSARAAGVRIRQGATVTGLLTDGEAVTGVHLGDGSRISAGSVVVATGVWTQPFLAPYGVDVPIRVVREQIVMISPGVELGPVPVFSDLVSLQYVRPEVGGDVLFGNSDLSDVLTADPDDYLNRATEDFIDLTVDKVGTRFPGFTGAAITSSYAGCYDVTPDWNPVISAGGRDGLFVAAGFSGHGFKIAPAVGRLVADLLVDGRSSDPRIPETDFRLSRFAEGELLKSPYPYAGAGQMR, from the coding sequence GTGACCGAGACCGCCGATGTCGTGATCGTCGGCGGCGGCATCGAGGGGTGTGCCGCCGCTTGGGCACTGAGCCAGCGTGGCATCACCAATGTCGTTGTTCTGGAACGCAATACCGTCGCCTCCGGGATGACAGGCAAGTCCAGCGGCATTGTGCGCTGCCACTACGGGGTGAGTTCGCTGGCCGCGATGGCGACCGTCGGCCTGGAGGTTTTCGAGAAGGCCGAGGAGATCTTCGGCAACGATATCGGCTTCCGCCAAACCGGTTACGTCGTCGGGGTCGGCGAACCCAACGTCGACGCGCTGCGCAACAGCATGGCCGCCCAACGAGCGGTCGGTGTGCAGACCGAGGAGATCGACGCCGGCGAGGTGGCCCGCCTGTGGCCGTTCGCCGACCTGTCGCCCTTCGCCGCGTTCGGCTGGGAAGCACGCGGCGGTTACGGCGACGCGTATCAGACCGCCCAGGCGTTCGCGCTGTCCGCGCGGGCGGCCGGGGTACGAATTCGCCAGGGCGCCACAGTAACCGGTCTACTCACCGACGGCGAGGCCGTCACCGGGGTTCACCTGGGCGACGGCAGTCGGATCAGCGCAGGCAGCGTCGTCGTCGCCACCGGGGTGTGGACCCAGCCATTCCTGGCGCCGTACGGCGTCGACGTGCCGATCCGGGTGGTCCGCGAGCAGATCGTCATGATCTCCCCCGGTGTCGAGCTGGGACCGGTGCCGGTGTTCTCCGATCTGGTGTCCCTGCAGTACGTGCGTCCCGAGGTCGGCGGCGATGTGCTGTTCGGCAACAGCGACCTGTCCGACGTGCTGACCGCCGACCCCGACGACTACCTGAACCGGGCCACCGAGGACTTCATCGACCTCACCGTCGACAAGGTCGGCACCCGATTCCCCGGCTTCACCGGTGCGGCGATCACCTCGAGCTACGCCGGGTGCTACGACGTCACACCGGACTGGAACCCGGTCATCTCGGCCGGCGGTCGCGACGGATTGTTCGTGGCGGCCGGGTTCAGCGGCCACGGATTCAAGATCGCACCGGCGGTCGGCCGGTTGGTCGCGGACCTTCTTGTCGACGGCCGCAGCAGCGACCCACGGATCCCCGAAACCGATTTCCGGCTGTCCCGCTTCGCCGAGGGCGAGCTGTTGAAGAGCCCGTATCCATATGCGGGTGCGGGGCAGATGCGATAG
- a CDS encoding helix-turn-helix domain-containing protein: protein MRVRGRCDSALVTDLLRNQSGTARERDPDEPVAELEFEAAIARNVRQLRQQLGLSVADMASRVGISKAMMSKIENAQTSPSLSTLALLAKGFDVPVTTLFRGADVERPAAFVKAGTGARIVRNGTKAGHEYELLGSLRGEHKRLECLLVTLSAKSKTYPLFQHPGTEFIYVLEGVMDYAHSRSVYRLHPGDSLQIDGEGAHGPADLIEVPIRFLSVIAFPDSQV from the coding sequence ATGCGGGTGCGGGGCAGATGCGATAGTGCGCTTGTGACCGATCTGCTCCGCAACCAGTCGGGTACCGCCCGCGAGCGCGACCCGGACGAGCCGGTCGCGGAGCTGGAATTCGAGGCCGCGATCGCGCGCAACGTGCGCCAACTACGTCAACAGCTGGGGCTCTCGGTCGCCGACATGGCAAGCCGGGTGGGCATCTCCAAGGCGATGATGAGCAAGATCGAAAACGCCCAGACCTCGCCGAGCCTGTCCACGCTGGCGCTGCTGGCCAAGGGGTTCGACGTGCCGGTGACGACGTTGTTCCGCGGGGCCGACGTGGAACGGCCGGCCGCCTTCGTCAAAGCGGGCACCGGCGCGCGGATCGTGCGCAACGGAACGAAAGCTGGTCACGAGTACGAACTGCTCGGCTCGCTGCGCGGCGAGCACAAGCGGCTGGAGTGCCTGCTGGTCACGCTCTCGGCGAAGAGCAAGACCTATCCGCTGTTCCAGCATCCCGGCACCGAGTTCATCTATGTGCTCGAAGGCGTCATGGACTACGCCCACAGCCGTTCGGTGTACCGGCTGCACCCGGGTGATTCCCTGCAGATCGACGGCGAAGGGGCGCACGGCCCCGCGGATCTGATCGAGGTGCCGATCCGGTTCCTGTCGGTTATCGCGTTTCCCGATTCCCAGGTCTAG
- the leuA gene encoding 2-isopropylmalate synthase — protein MTTNSFDSVDAYVSARTITTPVGPPRDGQPTWNTQRSSSMPVNRYRSFAEEVEPVTLADRTWPDKVIEHAPLWCAVDLRDGNQALIDPMSPARKRRMFELLVNMGYKEIEVGFPSASQTDFDFVREIIEQGAIPDDVTIQVLTQCRPELITRTFEACAGAPRAIVHFYNSTSILQRRVVFRADREAVKKIATDGARLCVAEAAKYPDTQWRFEYSPESYTGTELEYAVDVCNAVAEIVQPTPDVPLIVNLPATVEMATPNVYADSIEWMNRHLTPRDSIILSLHPHNDRGTAVAAAELGYQAGADRIEGCLFGNGERTGNVCLVTLGLNLFSRGVDPQIDFSNIDEIRRTVEYCNQLPVHERHPYGGDLVYTAFSGSHQDAINKGLDAMKVAADEADSDVDDILWQVPYLPIDPKDVGRTYEAVIRVNSQSGKGGVAYIMKADHGLVLPRRLQIEFSQAIQAITDGEGGEVSPKEMWDAFADEYLSPIKPLERIRQKVVGAEVDGGTDVIEAVVKIDGVETEITGQGNGPLAAFVDALGTVGFDVSVLDYSEHAMSAGEEAAAAAYVEASIGGRTVWGVGIATSITTASLRAVVSAVNRAARIGAIPTT, from the coding sequence GTGACCACCAATTCTTTCGACTCTGTCGACGCCTATGTATCTGCCCGCACCATCACCACCCCCGTCGGTCCGCCTCGCGACGGCCAGCCCACGTGGAACACCCAGCGCAGTTCCTCGATGCCGGTCAACCGGTACCGCTCGTTCGCCGAGGAAGTGGAACCGGTCACCTTGGCCGACCGCACCTGGCCCGACAAGGTCATCGAACACGCACCGCTGTGGTGTGCGGTCGACTTGCGCGACGGTAACCAGGCCCTGATCGATCCGATGAGCCCGGCCCGCAAGCGGCGCATGTTCGAGCTGCTGGTCAACATGGGCTACAAGGAGATCGAGGTCGGCTTCCCGTCGGCCAGCCAGACCGACTTCGACTTCGTCCGCGAGATCATCGAGCAGGGCGCCATCCCCGACGACGTCACCATCCAGGTGCTGACGCAGTGTCGCCCCGAGCTGATCACCCGCACGTTCGAGGCCTGTGCCGGAGCGCCCCGCGCGATCGTGCACTTCTACAACTCGACGTCGATCCTGCAGCGCCGCGTCGTGTTCCGCGCCGACCGTGAGGCCGTCAAGAAGATCGCCACCGACGGCGCCCGGCTGTGCGTGGCGGAGGCGGCGAAGTACCCGGACACCCAGTGGCGGTTTGAGTACTCCCCCGAGTCCTACACCGGCACCGAGCTGGAGTACGCCGTCGACGTCTGCAACGCCGTCGCCGAGATCGTGCAGCCGACGCCGGACGTGCCGCTGATCGTGAACCTGCCCGCGACCGTGGAGATGGCCACCCCGAACGTCTATGCCGATTCGATCGAGTGGATGAATCGTCATCTGACGCCGCGGGATTCGATCATCTTGAGCCTGCATCCGCACAACGACCGCGGAACCGCGGTTGCCGCAGCCGAATTGGGCTATCAGGCAGGTGCGGACCGCATCGAGGGCTGCCTGTTCGGCAACGGTGAACGCACCGGCAACGTCTGCCTGGTGACGCTGGGCCTGAATCTGTTCTCCCGCGGGGTGGATCCGCAGATCGATTTCTCGAACATCGACGAGATCCGCCGTACCGTCGAGTACTGCAATCAGCTGCCGGTACACGAGCGCCACCCCTACGGCGGCGACCTGGTGTACACCGCCTTCTCCGGCAGTCACCAGGACGCCATCAACAAGGGTCTGGACGCGATGAAAGTCGCTGCCGACGAGGCGGATTCGGACGTCGACGACATCCTGTGGCAGGTGCCGTATCTGCCGATCGACCCCAAGGACGTCGGCCGCACCTACGAGGCCGTCATCCGGGTCAACTCGCAGTCCGGCAAGGGCGGCGTGGCCTACATCATGAAAGCCGATCACGGACTGGTGTTGCCGCGCCGGCTGCAGATCGAGTTCTCCCAAGCCATCCAGGCGATCACCGACGGTGAGGGCGGCGAGGTGTCGCCCAAGGAGATGTGGGACGCGTTCGCCGACGAATACCTCTCTCCGATCAAGCCTTTGGAGCGCATCCGCCAGAAGGTCGTGGGCGCCGAGGTCGACGGCGGCACCGACGTCATCGAGGCCGTCGTGAAGATCGACGGGGTCGAGACCGAGATCACCGGCCAGGGCAACGGTCCGCTGGCCGCGTTCGTCGACGCCCTGGGAACCGTCGGGTTCGACGTCAGCGTGCTGGACTACTCCGAGCACGCGATGTCCGCCGGCGAAGAGGCGGCCGCAGCGGCCTACGTCGAGGCGTCCATCGGTGGGCGCACGGTGTGGGGCGTCGGCATCGCGACGTCGATCACCACCGCGTCGCTGCGGGCGGTGGTGTCTGCCGTGAACCGCGCAGCACGCATCGGTGCTATCCCTACGACGTAG
- a CDS encoding TetR/AcrR family transcriptional regulator, with product MPPNPERRTAILDAAIDIIVDVGIGGLTHRQVDDRAGLPAGTTSNYFRTRLALLEATAAHVVDLHWRHVEVLKSALPSPMNRAGVAALLTRMVADPDEPARRRHLARFELFIEATRRPELRPFIYELQHAAMNVAGMILASAGIDAAPEQIDELARLLNGLTFSNLTIDQPDGHEPAGLIDRLLAAVFPPTS from the coding sequence ATGCCCCCCAACCCCGAGCGCCGCACCGCCATCCTCGACGCCGCGATCGACATCATCGTCGACGTCGGGATCGGCGGCCTCACGCACCGCCAGGTCGACGACCGTGCCGGCCTGCCGGCCGGAACCACGTCGAACTATTTCCGAACCCGTCTGGCACTTCTGGAGGCGACCGCGGCGCACGTCGTCGACCTGCATTGGCGGCACGTCGAGGTGCTGAAGTCGGCGCTGCCGTCGCCGATGAACCGCGCCGGTGTGGCGGCGTTGTTGACGCGGATGGTGGCCGATCCCGACGAACCCGCGCGGCGACGGCACCTGGCGCGATTCGAGCTGTTCATCGAGGCGACCCGCAGGCCCGAATTGCGGCCGTTCATCTACGAATTGCAGCATGCCGCCATGAACGTGGCCGGCATGATCCTCGCCTCAGCGGGGATCGACGCCGCACCCGAGCAGATCGACGAATTGGCCCGGCTGCTCAACGGCCTGACGTTCAGCAACCTCACAATCGATCAGCCCGACGGGCACGAACCCGCCGGGCTGATCGATCGACTGCTGGCAGCTGTCTTTCCGCCTACGTCGTAG